Within the Hermetia illucens chromosome 6, iHerIll2.2.curated.20191125, whole genome shotgun sequence genome, the region CAGTAAGTCGCAGTCTCGACTGTCCACGAGTATCTGTCGGTACATCTTCTCAATGTCAGCAGCCAATGTGTATTTATGCCTCCTCCATCGCAGCAATATTTTAAAGATGGTGTATTGCGTATTTGGTCCCACCATTAGGATATCGTTCAACGAGGTGCCGGAGGACGTTTTATGGGACGCATTGAATACGACGCGAACTTTCGTAGTTGTGCTGTCCTCTTTAATTACAGCATGATGTGGCAAGTAGGATGAGTGTTTGCAAAAAATTTCCGCGGACGGGACCTCGCTCATATGTCCCAATTCCAGATTTTCCTTTAGGAATGCATTGCACTGCGCTTTGAGCTCTGGATTCCGTTCGAGTTTTGTCTCTGTCTGGCGGAGGCGAATGACAGCGTCTTTTAATGACGGATGCGGCAGGATCGAGGGGTTCATGTCAGGCTTAATCGGCAGCCTGACTATGTATCGGCCAGATGTTGGATCCCTCTTAGTAGTTCGGATGAACTgcctctcgcagtctgtttCCTCTTGGGTGAGGATTCGCTCTTGTGGCAACTCTTCCTGTTCCCATAAATTTCGTATGTCAGCATCTAGCTGTTCGATGCTAACCATACTGATGGAAGGTTCTACTGCTCGTGTTACTTGGTTAACAGGCCCGGACAGGATCCAAccgattttggttttttgagcCAAAACTTTGGTATTCTTTATCCGGATTACGCCCTTTTCCAATAGATCGCCATAAAAGTCAGCACCCAGGAGGACGTCGATCTTCCCCGGAATGTGATACGATGAATCAGCTAAGTCCTCCAGTCTCAATTCAGCTATCTTACATGGTGTCTTGGACTGGGGAATCTTGTCCGTTATATGGTTTACTACTACAAGAGATAAGTTGAAACACCCTGTCGACCATTTCTCTTTacattgagcagatatcgctcCCTTGCTGCTCGTTGAATGACTCCCGATGCCGCTGATTGTCAGATTTGTCGCTCGACGTGGTAGCCGTAAGAGTTGCGCCGCAGCTTCACTGATAAACGAACGCTGGGACCTTTGATCGACCAATGCACGCAAAAGAATGAACGTTCCTTGGCTGTCCTTTACTCGAATCCTTGCTGTAGCCAATAGAACAGCCGTAATTTCGACGCCACTGTTGATAGCATTCAGCGATGAGACTTGTTGTTTTGGATTCGGCAAAGCTGAAGATGCAGCTCTATTCGACGATGCTTGGTGTAACATTGAGTTATGCCTTTTTCCACACAGTTTGCACCCTTCGCGTGATGGGCAGTTCCTGGCTGCATGAGCCTCGTGCAAGCAATTGTAGCACAGCCGCAAAGATGCTACCAACTCTCGTCGTCTGGCTATgtctgattt harbors:
- the LOC119660039 gene encoding uncharacterized protein LOC119660039 produces the protein MLHQASSNRAASSALPNPKQQVSSLNAINSGVEITAVLLATARIRVKDSQGTFILLRALVDQRSQRSFISEAAAQLLRLPRRATNLTISGIGSHSTSSKGAISAQCKEKWSTGCFNLSLVVVNHITDKIPQSKTPCKIAELRLEDLADSSYHIPGKIDVLLGADFYGDLLEKGVIRIKNTKVLAQKTKIGWILSGPVNQVTRAVEPSISMVSIEQLDADIRNLWEQEELPQERILTQEETDCERQFIRTTKRDPTSGRYIVRLPIKPDMNPSILPHPSLKDAVIRLRQTETKLERNPELKAQCNAFLKENLELGHMSEVPSAEIFCKHSSYLPHHAVIKEDSTTTKVRVVFNASHKTSSGTSLNDILMVGPNTQYTIFKILLRWRRHKYTLAADIEKMYRQILVDSRDCDLLRIVWRPEPQNPPRLNTVTYGTASAPFQATRTLQQVAEDEQFTSPSASESIKKDFYVDDLLTGSSTIEGATKLQNDIVTVLKKAGFNIRKWSTNYDEVLKHVSTADWETSDIVNINLENTVKTLGLQWIPRDDIFTFKVKQPYISANEPVTKRIITSNAARLFDPLGWIQPIIIVSKIFIQKLWLQKLDWDKPVPDQLKIEWLTYMKEWPALSQLKIPRYIQTSDRCKVELHGFCDASMAAFAAVIYVRVIHPDGTVSANILTSKSKVAPLKVQSVPRLELNGAVLLCRLMKHVKQASEFPADTAEFYWTDSTIVLAWLSDHPARWKTFVANRVSEIQATSNSSQWRHIDTEWKPADIA